In Pseudomonas sp. DNDY-54, a genomic segment contains:
- a CDS encoding substrate-binding periplasmic protein, whose amino-acid sequence MLSVASAQAAPEQISLLTENFPPYNMAADGKNFARDENIKGIATDIIREMFQRAGVDYTLTLRFPWERIYKMALEMPGYGVFVTARLPEREELFKWVGPIGPDDWVLLARSDSTIEVNSLEQARQYRIGAYKGDAIGEHLLAQGLEPSLALRDQTNVEKLQNGAIDLWATGDPAGRFLAKQQGVTGLKRVLRFDSAELYLALNKQVADETVKKLQDALDQMRSDGTFDTITGRYL is encoded by the coding sequence ATGTTGAGCGTCGCCAGTGCTCAAGCGGCACCGGAGCAGATCAGCCTGCTCACCGAAAACTTCCCGCCATACAACATGGCGGCTGACGGCAAGAACTTCGCTCGGGACGAGAACATCAAGGGCATCGCCACAGACATCATTCGTGAAATGTTCCAGCGGGCTGGTGTGGATTACACGCTAACGCTGCGTTTCCCGTGGGAGCGGATTTACAAGATGGCCCTGGAAATGCCGGGCTACGGTGTATTCGTGACGGCTCGGCTGCCGGAGCGTGAGGAGCTGTTCAAGTGGGTGGGCCCGATCGGGCCGGATGACTGGGTTCTGCTGGCACGCAGCGACAGTACCATCGAGGTCAATAGCCTGGAGCAAGCCAGGCAGTACCGGATTGGCGCATACAAAGGGGATGCGATTGGCGAGCATCTGCTGGCACAGGGGCTCGAGCCCTCCCTGGCGCTGCGCGACCAGACCAACGTCGAGAAACTACAGAACGGCGCCATTGATCTTTGGGCCACCGGCGATCCTGCCGGGCGCTTTCTGGCGAAACAGCAGGGCGTTACCGGCCTCAAGCGGGTGCTGCGCTTCGACAGCGCCGAGCTTTATCTGGCGCTGAACAAGCAGGTCGCCGATGAGACCGTGAAGAAGCTGCAGGACGCGTTGGATCAAATGCGTT